The Gorilla gorilla gorilla isolate KB3781 chromosome 11, NHGRI_mGorGor1-v2.1_pri, whole genome shotgun sequence genome contains the following window.
AACCAGAATTGTCCAGAAATGCCTACTGGAGATCAGGATGCTTCGCTTCTTCACCTTGAAGATGAAACACAAGTAGCAAATACTCATTGTTAGCAAAGGGAAGAGATAGCCAATGATAAATTTCACCCAAGTCAGAACATGGTGCCTGATCAAAGTGAGGTCAGGATCATGCTTCTGAAAATTGTTATAGCAAAGAGTATGATTATTGAACTCCACAGTGTCCCGGAAGTACAGGGCAGGACCGCCAATTAGAGAAGCCAAAAGCCAGATGAATATAATGACAATCAGAGAGTTCTTGAGGGTTCGATGCCGATGAGATAAGACAGGATGGATCAAGTGGATATAGTGGTCCAGGCTGATCACTGTCAGGAAAAAAACACTGGCAAACATGTTCAACTGGGCAGTGAAGGAATTGGCTTTGCACAGCCAGATGCCAAAGGGCCAGTGGAAATTCATGGCCACATAGGAGATGTACAGgggcagaaagagaagaaaaatgaaatccgCAATGGCTAGATTGAGGAACCACAGAGTGGTGACTGTCTTCTTCCACTTGAACCCCGTGAACCAAATGACGATGGCATTTCCTGGAATTCCCAGAACAAAAGCCAAACAATATAACACCAGGGAGACCCAGTGAACAACTCCCAGCTGGACTTTCTCCTCCAAATCAGACTCCAGAGAGTAATAGTCTAGGTCATAGGAATAGTTTTCAAATTCTTCAAATAATGTTTCCTCCAAATCTTCCATGACCTTGCTAAATGGAGAATGAAGAAATCTGTAgaagcaaatttaaaaagaaagaaaaaaatttttaaagaaaaaaaaagttcagtaaaTGATAAGGAAcgtgaagataaaaatatttcaggtTATGGACCAgacatagtatttttttttcttttttttgagacagggtctcactctgttgcccaagctggagtgcaatggcatgattttggctcactgcagccttgacctcctaggctcaagtgcctcctacctcagcctccccaataactaggaccacaggtgctcatgaccatgcccagctaatttttaaattttttgtagagatgaggtctcactatgttgcccaggctggtcttgaactcctgggctcaagtgatcctcctacctcagcctcccaaagtgctgggattataggcatgagcaactaTACCCAGcaaatatagtatatttttttaTAGGACTTGTGGTTATACTCCATATGTTCAAGTCTTggtgagcctcagtttcactcTGATTATCATTCTCCCAGCATGAGAGTTCATTTCTGTAAAGTATTTAGTACTTgctaaattaaaatgaatgactCTACGGTTATAATTCTTCAGTTCATAATGCTTGTAGGGCTGACTAGAGagaattcaacaagcatttattagaTTCCTACtatgcattattattttatggCAGATGCAAAAGAAAACGGATTAATACTTACAGAGTGATAACTTCAAAATCTGTATttcagccagacacagtggctcacacctgtaat
Protein-coding sequences here:
- the CMKLR2 gene encoding chemerin-like receptor 2, with protein sequence MEDLEETLFEEFENYSYDLDYYSLESDLEEKVQLGVVHWVSLVLYCLAFVLGIPGNAIVIWFTGFKWKKTVTTLWFLNLAIADFIFLLFLPLYISYVAMNFHWPFGIWLCKANSFTAQLNMFASVFFLTVISLDHYIHLIHPVLSHRHRTLKNSLIVIIFIWLLASLIGGPALYFRDTVEFNNHTLCYNNFQKHDPDLTLIRHHVLTWVKFIIGYLFPLLTMSICYLCFIFKVKKRSILISSRHFWTILVVVVAFVVCWTPYHLFSIWELTIHHNSYSHHVMQAGIPLSTGLAFLNSCLNPILYVLISKKFQARFRSSVAEILKYTLWEVSCSGTLSEQLRNSETKNLCLPETAQ